In a genomic window of Bordetella petrii:
- a CDS encoding nuclear transport factor 2 family protein encodes MSNAITRPVLTAAVDAFIQAWQSAPARLSPLDVSEEVELVSSHRAAAQGRNAVTAWLAAERSPFEALEIAHSNLVLAATDEEGVVGAYFYGQGSAPEGRTLAFGGVLLLTVKNAAEAARITRIQIQMNWTEGDPKLAPDWTMPVMRRLWEPGDTAPAIVSELDAPWRRVPQSKLTFTDDEAIASAWYRYAWALDQADYSLFDAAFTADATAELTPMGTLTGKHTLVGTLKAFRMPWPWMKHYGEPISIEHDGSTATMILGRLIPGRTRTASGKRLFGAHYKIGARKTAGQGWQINEMRYVPGWVEVE; translated from the coding sequence ATGTCGAATGCTATTACCCGCCCCGTCTTGACTGCTGCCGTGGACGCGTTTATCCAGGCCTGGCAAAGCGCACCTGCGCGGCTCTCGCCGCTCGATGTGTCCGAGGAAGTCGAACTTGTCTCCAGCCACCGCGCTGCGGCGCAAGGCCGGAACGCCGTGACGGCTTGGCTGGCTGCGGAAAGGTCTCCCTTCGAGGCGTTGGAGATTGCACACAGCAATCTGGTGCTTGCTGCAACTGATGAAGAAGGCGTTGTTGGGGCGTACTTTTATGGCCAAGGATCGGCCCCCGAGGGGCGGACGTTGGCTTTTGGCGGCGTTCTGCTCCTTACCGTGAAGAACGCCGCCGAGGCGGCGCGTATCACGCGCATCCAGATTCAGATGAACTGGACGGAGGGAGACCCGAAGCTGGCCCCTGATTGGACGATGCCAGTGATGCGGCGGCTTTGGGAACCGGGCGACACCGCGCCGGCCATCGTCAGCGAGCTGGATGCGCCGTGGCGCCGTGTGCCGCAAAGCAAGCTCACGTTTACTGACGATGAGGCGATAGCAAGTGCCTGGTATCGCTATGCATGGGCGCTGGATCAAGCCGATTACTCGCTGTTCGACGCAGCCTTCACAGCGGATGCGACGGCGGAACTGACGCCGATGGGAACGCTGACGGGCAAGCACACGTTGGTGGGCACGCTCAAAGCCTTCCGCATGCCCTGGCCTTGGATGAAGCACTACGGGGAGCCGATCTCGATTGAACACGATGGCAGCACGGCAACCATGATTCTCGGACGGCTGATACCAGGTCGCACGCGGACAGCGTCGGGCAAGCGCCTCTTCGGCGCCCATTACAAAATCGGTGCGCGAAAAACGGCGGGGCAGGGATGGCAGATCAATGAAATGCGCTACGTGCCCGGTTGGGTGGAAGTCGAGTGA
- a CDS encoding ABC transporter ATP-binding protein, protein MNADPIIETRAVSKRFGDFVALKDVSVRIPRGQLTSIIGPNGAGKSTYFNLLSGAFSPTEGQIYFEGRDITGLPGHRFAHSGIAKSFQITNLFPSFSALENVRIALQAHVSRYNLWSRRDSLAQLRDRAMSLLETVGLAEKSRVPARELAHGQQRALEIAVALAADPSLMLMDEPTAGMSPEETRAMMALIRRLVEERSVILVEHKMKLVMGISDRIVVLHHGELLAEGTPDDIRANDTVKRVYLGQGNH, encoded by the coding sequence ATGAACGCTGATCCCATTATCGAGACCCGGGCCGTAAGCAAGCGGTTTGGCGACTTCGTAGCACTAAAAGACGTTTCGGTGCGGATTCCTCGCGGTCAGCTCACCTCGATTATTGGCCCCAATGGCGCAGGAAAGAGCACTTACTTCAATTTGTTGTCGGGTGCGTTCTCGCCGACCGAAGGCCAGATCTACTTCGAAGGGCGCGATATCACCGGGCTGCCTGGCCATCGCTTCGCGCACAGCGGGATCGCCAAGTCCTTCCAGATCACCAATCTCTTCCCGAGTTTCAGCGCGCTCGAGAATGTCCGGATTGCGCTCCAGGCGCACGTCTCACGCTACAACCTCTGGAGTCGCCGTGACAGCCTCGCGCAACTGCGTGATCGCGCCATGTCCTTGCTCGAGACCGTCGGCCTGGCCGAGAAGAGCCGTGTGCCGGCTCGGGAGCTCGCGCATGGCCAGCAGCGGGCGCTGGAGATCGCCGTTGCCCTGGCAGCGGATCCATCGTTGATGCTGATGGACGAACCCACCGCGGGCATGAGCCCAGAGGAAACGCGGGCCATGATGGCCCTGATACGCCGCCTGGTGGAGGAGCGAAGCGTGATCCTCGTCGAGCACAAGATGAAATTGGTGATGGGTATCAGCGACAGGATCGTCGTGCTCCATCACGGCGAATTGCTCGCTGAAGGCACTCCGGACGACATTCGCGCCAATGACACCGTGAAGCGTGTCTATCTTGGCCAGGGAAATCATTGA
- a CDS encoding branched-chain amino acid ABC transporter permease, producing MNSLSFAAEKPAARSTGLVAAVSRHRVLASIAFFCVFPWIMPYQSVAINVLIFGLYALGFNLLFGYMGLLSFGHAAFLGTGAYTAGILISQYGAGWWWAVPAAVAMSAVIALIMGLLAIRTRGIYFAMVTLALSQCVYFFVYQLPASGGENGLRGVNVAEVSLFGLKLNLLDPMHKYYFILGFVAIAMAVLSRILASPFGGVIEAIRENESRARACGFDVDRSKLLTFVLSAAFCGLAGALNAIHLSSVAIETLAYTTSGMVVMLCLLGGMGTYFGPFVGAALFLFIQDVASEYTENWQLYVGAVFVFFVLFFPKGVWGTLLERIRHER from the coding sequence ATGAATTCACTGTCATTCGCTGCCGAAAAGCCGGCAGCCCGCAGCACCGGTCTCGTCGCGGCGGTGTCGCGGCACCGCGTGCTGGCGTCGATTGCATTCTTCTGTGTGTTCCCATGGATCATGCCGTACCAGTCCGTCGCCATCAACGTGCTGATTTTCGGTCTCTACGCGTTGGGCTTCAACCTGCTCTTTGGGTACATGGGCCTGCTGTCATTCGGACACGCCGCCTTTCTGGGTACCGGCGCGTACACGGCCGGCATTCTGATCTCGCAGTACGGAGCCGGCTGGTGGTGGGCCGTTCCGGCGGCCGTCGCAATGTCTGCCGTGATCGCGCTGATCATGGGCCTCTTGGCCATAAGAACGCGCGGAATCTACTTCGCGATGGTGACGCTGGCTTTATCGCAGTGTGTCTACTTTTTTGTCTACCAGCTGCCGGCATCCGGAGGTGAAAACGGCCTGCGCGGCGTAAACGTGGCAGAAGTGTCCCTTTTCGGCCTGAAGTTGAATCTGCTTGATCCCATGCATAAGTACTACTTCATCCTTGGCTTCGTGGCCATTGCCATGGCCGTGCTGTCACGCATCCTGGCGTCACCCTTCGGCGGCGTGATTGAGGCCATCCGGGAGAACGAATCCAGGGCGCGCGCCTGCGGCTTCGACGTCGACCGCAGCAAGCTGCTGACGTTCGTTCTGTCGGCGGCGTTCTGCGGACTGGCTGGCGCCCTGAATGCCATTCATCTCTCCAGTGTCGCGATCGAAACGCTTGCGTACACCACATCCGGCATGGTGGTCATGCTCTGCTTATTGGGTGGCATGGGCACGTACTTTGGTCCGTTCGTGGGCGCGGCGTTGTTTCTGTTCATTCAGGACGTGGCCTCGGAATACACGGAAAACTGGCAGCTCTACGTGGGGGCCGTCTTCGTTTTCTTCGTTCTCTTCTTCCCTAAGGGTGTCTGGGGAACGCTGTTGGAAAGGATTCGTCATGAACGCTGA
- a CDS encoding TetR/AcrR family transcriptional regulator yields MTPRRSRSERCLRRQTLDAPSKQGRRLQPEEREQQIVEKAIEHFTRNGFEGSTRELAKQIGVTQPLLYRYFSSKEALIERVYTEVFQWRREWEAQIKDRSVPLRDRLHAFYMDYSTVILREEWIRIFIFAGLTRDGINNRYLTRLRTQVFLPVLAELRAEFGVDEPRDRAEVDAEIEMIWSLHAAIFYLGVRKWIYGLKVPADLDQVVRQKVDMFLHGAPPAMRALRASRNA; encoded by the coding sequence ATGACACCTCGGAGGTCACGCTCCGAAAGATGCCTAAGGAGACAGACCCTGGACGCACCAAGCAAACAAGGCCGCCGCCTTCAGCCCGAAGAGCGCGAGCAGCAGATTGTCGAAAAGGCGATCGAACACTTCACCCGAAACGGGTTTGAAGGCAGCACGCGCGAGCTGGCCAAGCAGATCGGCGTCACGCAGCCGCTTCTTTATCGCTATTTTTCAAGCAAAGAGGCGCTGATCGAGCGGGTGTATACCGAAGTCTTTCAATGGCGGCGCGAATGGGAGGCGCAGATCAAGGACCGATCCGTGCCCCTGCGTGATCGGCTGCATGCGTTCTATATGGATTATTCCACCGTCATCCTGCGTGAGGAGTGGATCCGTATTTTCATTTTCGCGGGCCTGACGCGCGACGGCATCAACAACCGATACCTGACCCGTCTGCGTACGCAGGTTTTCTTGCCGGTGCTGGCCGAATTGCGTGCCGAATTCGGGGTGGATGAGCCACGGGACCGCGCAGAAGTGGACGCGGAGATCGAGATGATCTGGAGTCTGCACGCCGCGATTTTCTATCTTGGCGTGCGTAAGTGGATCTACGGCTTGAAGGTCCCAGCCGACCTGGACCAGGTCGTGCGCCAGAAAGTAGACATGTTCCTGCATGGCGCGCCGCCTGCGATGCGTGCGCTACGGGCCAGCCGCAACGCCTGA
- a CDS encoding VOC family protein — MPIRKLAHYSVRTTSLEASRHFYTTVLGFKEGFRPAFNFPGIWLYQGGDEADFGVVHIIGIDPNDPQGLSDYLGDKEASSLQGSGAVDHLAFLASDLADMRERLTGADLPFRERTVPGLGLHQVFVEDPSGVTIELNYPAAEAIALANSAQPMEAKHGDDA; from the coding sequence ATGCCTATCCGCAAGCTTGCCCACTACTCGGTGCGAACCACCTCCCTTGAGGCGTCGCGCCATTTCTACACCACGGTCCTGGGATTCAAGGAGGGCTTTCGGCCGGCGTTCAACTTTCCCGGCATCTGGCTCTACCAAGGCGGCGACGAGGCGGATTTCGGCGTCGTCCATATCATCGGCATCGACCCCAACGATCCTCAGGGGCTGTCTGACTACCTCGGCGATAAAGAAGCGTCCAGCCTTCAAGGCAGCGGCGCCGTGGACCACCTGGCCTTTCTGGCCTCCGACCTCGCCGACATGCGGGAGCGCCTGACCGGTGCCGACCTTCCTTTCCGCGAACGGACGGTGCCCGGTCTCGGTCTACACCAGGTATTCGTCGAAGACCCATCGGGCGTCACGATCGAACTCAACTACCCTGCCGCGGAGGCCATCGCGCTGGCAAATTCCGCACAACCGATGGAGGCCAAACATGGCGACGACGCGTAA
- a CDS encoding ABC transporter substrate-binding protein, with product MTMRTSGMLGSLLLGAMLSAAVAQAQNIKIGLPVPLSGPYGAEAQDQVRNAELAVKQFNDAGGLNGQKAELLVRDDRLNPAEAATRALELIEKDGVNFIVGGLSAATQLSINNVTRQRKKLYISISQSDAINEASDASPYTFHEALNPHMTTQAVGKYVFKPGMKVAFLTADYAYGHEMTRGFTEVARQQGAVVVGEVKHPLGASDYSAFLPRLKALNPDVLVFNNFGADNRISIKQAADFGMKRNIKFVTPILTYTARISGGPSTYQDVIGGTQYYWAIQDGVSSAKAFNAAFQAENKGRFPSDYGAMAYSAVKSLLLAVKAAGSTDTDKVAAALRDLKYDTYKGPQYYRACDQQSVQSVLVIQSVGKDSAHPDEVFKVLHTEAPSEQILRSCETLGFK from the coding sequence ATGACCATGCGAACGTCGGGCATGCTTGGATCTCTGCTGCTGGGTGCGATGCTCTCAGCCGCGGTGGCACAGGCTCAGAACATCAAGATCGGCCTACCAGTTCCCCTGAGCGGCCCGTATGGCGCGGAGGCGCAGGACCAGGTTCGTAATGCCGAGCTGGCGGTCAAGCAGTTCAATGACGCGGGGGGGCTCAACGGCCAGAAGGCCGAACTGCTGGTGCGTGACGACCGGTTGAATCCTGCGGAGGCCGCGACGCGGGCGCTTGAGCTTATCGAGAAGGACGGAGTCAACTTCATTGTGGGCGGCCTGTCTGCGGCGACGCAGTTGTCGATCAACAATGTGACCCGGCAGCGCAAGAAGCTCTACATCTCCATCAGCCAGTCCGACGCGATCAACGAGGCAAGCGATGCCAGCCCGTATACGTTTCATGAGGCGCTGAACCCGCACATGACGACACAGGCGGTGGGCAAATATGTGTTTAAACCGGGCATGAAAGTCGCATTCCTGACTGCGGACTACGCCTATGGCCATGAGATGACGCGTGGATTCACGGAAGTCGCGCGGCAGCAGGGGGCCGTCGTGGTCGGAGAAGTCAAGCACCCCTTGGGCGCGAGCGACTATTCCGCTTTCCTGCCGCGCCTGAAGGCATTGAACCCCGACGTGCTGGTATTCAACAACTTCGGCGCCGACAACCGTATCTCGATCAAGCAGGCGGCCGACTTTGGCATGAAGCGCAACATCAAGTTCGTGACGCCGATTCTGACCTATACCGCGCGAATCTCTGGCGGGCCGTCGACGTATCAAGACGTCATTGGTGGCACGCAGTACTACTGGGCCATCCAGGACGGCGTCTCGTCCGCCAAGGCATTTAACGCCGCCTTCCAGGCTGAGAATAAGGGACGTTTCCCATCGGACTACGGTGCGATGGCCTATTCGGCGGTTAAGTCGCTCTTGCTGGCGGTGAAAGCGGCGGGCAGCACGGATACCGACAAGGTGGCGGCAGCACTCCGCGACTTGAAGTACGACACCTACAAGGGGCCTCAGTACTACCGCGCCTGCGACCAACAATCGGTGCAGTCGGTGCTGGTGATCCAGTCGGTGGGCAAGGACAGCGCGCATCCTGACGAGGTGTTCAAAGTTTTGCACACCGAGGCTCCGAGCGAGCAGATCTTGCGCAGCTGCGAAACGCTTGGGTTCAAGTAA
- a CDS encoding ABC transporter ATP-binding protein: MLKIENLHAWYGGSHILQGVNLEVGAGELVCLVGRNGAGKTTTVKSVAGLIPKTRGTVRFEGKDILGLPAHARYAMGLAYVPEERRIVPGLTVRENIQLGLMQSLLHRREKEIIDEIAETFPRLKERLDQQAVTMSGGEQQMLAIARATASRPKFIMLDEPSEGIMPVLVDEMFRYFESLKASGVTILLIEQNVELALKIADRAYILDQGEIVHTDTARSMLADEAMQERYCSV; the protein is encoded by the coding sequence ATGCTGAAAATCGAAAACTTGCATGCCTGGTATGGCGGCAGCCATATCTTGCAGGGCGTCAATCTCGAAGTCGGGGCAGGGGAGTTGGTTTGCCTCGTCGGGCGCAACGGCGCCGGAAAAACCACCACGGTAAAGAGCGTCGCGGGTCTCATCCCCAAAACCCGAGGCACCGTGCGATTCGAGGGCAAGGATATCCTCGGCTTGCCAGCGCATGCGCGTTACGCCATGGGCTTGGCGTATGTTCCGGAGGAACGGCGCATCGTTCCGGGCTTGACCGTTCGGGAGAATATTCAACTGGGTTTGATGCAATCTCTGTTGCATCGGCGTGAAAAAGAAATCATCGATGAAATCGCCGAGACCTTTCCCCGGCTCAAGGAGCGGTTGGACCAACAGGCCGTAACCATGTCCGGCGGCGAACAACAGATGCTTGCCATTGCACGCGCCACCGCATCGCGGCCGAAGTTCATCATGCTGGACGAGCCGTCAGAAGGCATCATGCCGGTACTGGTGGACGAGATGTTCCGCTACTTCGAATCGTTGAAAGCCTCCGGGGTCACGATTCTGTTGATTGAGCAGAACGTCGAGCTTGCACTGAAGATTGCGGATCGCGCCTACATCCTCGATCAGGGAGAGATCGTGCATACGGATACCGCACGATCAATGCTCGCGGACGAAGCGATGCAGGAGCGCTATTGTTCCGTTTGA
- a CDS encoding LLM class oxidoreductase, with protein sequence MSAPLIGPLPPELQSHPAYTRVFKPGQLTFGFIMPLEGYPDSPFPTLENHARMARIADEAGFSALWMRDVPFYDPNFGDTGQMLDPMVYLGYLAAHTRRIALGTAGIVLTLRDPLIVAKQATSADHLLDGRPLLGLSTGDRSIEYPAFGLDYENRAERFREGFGLIKTVTENAFPVARTQHYGQLEGTIDLIPKPVGRRLPMIVVGRARQTFSWIAQNSDAWLWHLSDFRQLPAMLEEWRSVHGENWLRPYGYGAFFDLLDNPNAPMQYVGNGLRSGRNALIALLAHQQEHGVSHVAFNLKALRRPAEDALAELAEFVLPQFPSE encoded by the coding sequence ATGTCTGCTCCGCTAATTGGCCCGCTGCCGCCAGAATTGCAGTCTCACCCCGCCTATACCCGTGTCTTTAAGCCCGGACAACTCACCTTCGGCTTCATCATGCCGCTGGAGGGTTATCCGGATTCGCCGTTTCCGACCCTTGAAAACCATGCGCGCATGGCCCGAATCGCGGACGAGGCCGGATTCTCCGCGCTCTGGATGCGCGACGTGCCGTTCTATGACCCGAATTTTGGCGACACCGGACAGATGCTGGACCCCATGGTTTATCTGGGCTACCTCGCCGCCCATACGCGGCGCATCGCGCTGGGCACCGCTGGCATCGTGTTGACGCTCCGAGATCCGCTCATCGTCGCCAAGCAAGCCACTTCTGCCGATCATCTGCTGGATGGCCGTCCGCTGCTGGGACTTTCCACCGGCGATAGAAGCATCGAGTATCCGGCGTTCGGCCTGGACTACGAGAATCGCGCCGAGCGGTTTCGGGAGGGCTTCGGCCTTATCAAAACGGTCACCGAAAACGCCTTCCCGGTCGCCCGCACCCAGCACTATGGCCAACTCGAGGGCACTATAGATCTCATTCCGAAACCGGTCGGGCGGCGGCTGCCCATGATCGTTGTTGGCAGGGCACGCCAGACCTTCTCCTGGATCGCGCAGAACAGCGACGCCTGGCTCTGGCATCTGAGTGATTTCCGGCAGTTGCCCGCCATGCTCGAGGAATGGCGTTCGGTACATGGTGAAAACTGGCTTCGGCCCTACGGGTATGGGGCTTTCTTCGACTTGCTCGATAACCCGAATGCGCCCATGCAATACGTGGGAAATGGTTTGCGATCCGGCCGCAACGCGTTGATTGCGCTGTTGGCGCATCAGCAAGAGCACGGCGTGAGCCATGTGGCGTTCAACCTGAAAGCCTTGCGCCGGCCTGCCGAGGACGCGTTGGCCGAATTGGCGGAGTTCGTGCTGCCGCAATTTCCTTCCGAATGA
- a CDS encoding LysR family transcriptional regulator translates to MDLTQLKYFLKVVELRSMTKAAQALHIAQPAITRQIRQLEEELGVELLLRHSRGAEPTEAGLQLQAGAAAMLRLAAETRSTVQASSQQVVGTVRVGFPPSVGASLVAQAATTFRQAHPMADLVLDEGYSTQLRDALLSDRLDMAVLTDAPANPLLHQNPLYEESLWVFYHPGHKVAGSRRTSLAVRSLRDLALIQPSPDNTLRRLLEHAARAEGFALNVIMQSESLAVTRGLLANAAGAHVSPYTALQDDLATGTLAGRQIDGLWVTRSLARRVDRPMTLAQQKFTIALQDEVGALRSSAPDIIRTK, encoded by the coding sequence ATGGACCTGACCCAACTGAAGTATTTTCTGAAAGTGGTGGAACTGCGGAGCATGACCAAGGCGGCTCAAGCCCTTCATATCGCGCAGCCCGCCATTACCCGTCAGATCCGTCAACTCGAGGAGGAACTTGGCGTTGAACTGCTCCTCAGGCATAGCCGGGGCGCAGAACCCACCGAGGCGGGGCTACAGTTACAGGCCGGCGCGGCGGCGATGCTGCGGCTTGCGGCTGAGACCCGCTCCACGGTGCAGGCAAGCTCGCAGCAGGTGGTCGGCACGGTGCGCGTGGGCTTTCCCCCATCGGTCGGCGCGTCGCTCGTGGCGCAGGCCGCCACGACGTTCCGGCAGGCGCATCCGATGGCCGACCTGGTGCTGGACGAGGGGTACAGCACGCAACTGCGGGATGCGCTTCTGTCGGATCGGCTGGATATGGCGGTCCTGACCGACGCGCCGGCGAACCCGCTGCTGCATCAAAACCCCCTATATGAAGAGAGCCTGTGGGTGTTCTATCATCCCGGCCATAAGGTTGCGGGTTCGCGTCGAACGAGCCTGGCGGTCCGATCGTTGCGCGACCTGGCTCTCATTCAGCCAAGCCCGGACAACACTTTAAGGCGCCTGCTCGAGCACGCGGCGCGTGCGGAGGGATTTGCGCTAAACGTCATCATGCAATCCGAATCACTTGCCGTCACCCGGGGCCTGCTCGCCAATGCGGCCGGAGCGCATGTGTCGCCCTACACAGCGTTACAGGACGACCTTGCGACGGGTACGCTAGCGGGCCGGCAAATCGATGGTTTGTGGGTGACACGCAGTCTGGCTCGCCGGGTAGACCGGCCCATGACACTTGCGCAGCAAAAGTTCACCATTGCGTTACAGGATGAGGTCGGCGCTCTCAGGTCGAGCGCCCCAGACATAATTCGGACCAAATGA
- a CDS encoding branched-chain amino acid ABC transporter permease gives MTLDLVLLQLFTGLALGAIYVLLAVGLSLIFGMLTVVNFAHGAFFMLGAYAGVLVLDWTQNFWAAMLLAPIAVAGIGMICERWLIRPLYGRGIDYPLLLTFGLAYMLVEAVRMVFGRAGLPFDAPEALSGFTNLGFFDFPTYRLFIIAVTAVLLLALWLLLEKTSFGLIVRAGARDPVIVRVLGVDVSRVWLLVFGLGTGIAALAGVLAAPLQGVSPEMGTSVLIVAFVVTVVGGMGSLMGAVVAGLLVGVAESISVLFFPEAAKVSMFVIMAAVLLWRPQGLFGRSGLMA, from the coding sequence ATGACTCTCGATCTTGTGCTGCTCCAGCTGTTCACCGGTCTTGCGCTTGGAGCAATCTATGTGCTGCTGGCGGTGGGCCTGTCGCTGATCTTCGGCATGCTTACCGTCGTCAACTTTGCCCACGGTGCATTTTTCATGCTCGGCGCCTATGCCGGTGTGCTGGTGCTGGACTGGACACAGAACTTTTGGGCGGCAATGCTACTTGCGCCGATCGCCGTCGCGGGCATCGGAATGATCTGCGAGCGGTGGTTGATCCGGCCGCTCTACGGGCGTGGCATCGATTACCCGCTGTTGCTGACCTTTGGTCTTGCCTACATGCTCGTGGAAGCGGTGCGCATGGTGTTCGGGCGAGCGGGTCTGCCGTTTGATGCACCCGAGGCCCTGAGCGGTTTCACCAACCTCGGATTCTTCGACTTTCCCACCTACCGACTCTTCATCATCGCGGTCACCGCTGTACTGCTGCTGGCGCTTTGGCTTCTGCTCGAGAAGACGTCCTTCGGCTTGATCGTCCGGGCCGGTGCCCGTGATCCGGTCATCGTGCGGGTGCTGGGTGTCGATGTGTCCCGTGTCTGGTTGCTCGTCTTCGGCCTTGGAACGGGTATCGCCGCGCTGGCAGGCGTACTCGCCGCACCGCTACAAGGGGTGTCGCCGGAAATGGGAACGTCGGTGTTGATCGTCGCCTTTGTCGTGACGGTTGTCGGCGGTATGGGCTCCTTGATGGGCGCGGTCGTAGCCGGCCTGCTGGTCGGGGTCGCGGAAAGCATTTCTGTGCTGTTCTTCCCGGAAGCCGCAAAGGTGTCGATGTTCGTCATCATGGCCGCGGTGTTGCTCTGGCGGCCGCAGGGGCTGTTCGGACGCTCTGGTCTGATGGCATAA
- a CDS encoding FAD binding domain-containing protein, translated as MATTRKAAVVGGSLGGLFAANLLLRAGWDVDVYERVGDELAGRGAGIVTHPELLDVLGRIGVESDESVGIEVAERVTLALDGSVLASRPLPQLLTAWGRLYSILKARFPESRYHRGHALERITQDEHTATLVFVGGARVSADLVIAADGLRSTIRQALLPEVRPEYAGYIAWRGLVEESALSPRTRQELCPYFAFGLPPHEQMIAYPVAGSADAEAGARRFNFVWYRPADAQTTFRDMVTDSQGQVWMDGIPPPLIRPEIVQHARDAAHSVLAPQFAEVVEKTENLFFQPIFDLESQRLAVGRIALLGDAAFVARPHCGMGVTKAAGDARALVDALDGTQDVIHALQAYERDRLAFGKFIVGHARDLGRYMQAQLRDEKEREMAERYRTPEAIMRETAVAPAWQ; from the coding sequence ATGGCGACGACGCGTAAGGCTGCGGTGGTCGGGGGATCGCTCGGTGGTTTGTTCGCTGCGAACCTGCTATTGCGTGCAGGCTGGGACGTCGACGTGTACGAACGCGTCGGAGATGAGTTGGCGGGACGCGGAGCGGGCATCGTGACACATCCCGAATTGCTCGACGTGCTCGGCCGTATCGGGGTCGAGTCGGACGAATCGGTCGGCATCGAGGTCGCCGAGCGCGTTACGCTGGCCCTTGACGGAAGCGTCCTGGCAAGCCGGCCCTTGCCTCAATTGCTGACGGCATGGGGACGGTTGTACAGCATTCTGAAAGCGCGTTTCCCAGAGTCCCGCTATCACCGGGGTCACGCCCTGGAGCGCATCACGCAGGATGAGCACACGGCGACCCTGGTGTTCGTTGGCGGCGCACGCGTCTCGGCTGATCTGGTAATTGCCGCGGACGGGCTTCGATCAACTATCCGCCAAGCGCTGCTTCCTGAGGTTCGACCCGAGTACGCCGGGTACATCGCCTGGCGCGGCCTGGTGGAAGAGTCCGCCCTAAGTCCCCGCACCCGACAAGAACTCTGCCCCTATTTTGCGTTCGGGCTGCCCCCGCACGAACAGATGATCGCGTATCCCGTAGCGGGATCCGCCGACGCCGAGGCAGGCGCGCGCCGTTTCAATTTCGTTTGGTATCGCCCCGCAGATGCCCAGACCACCTTTCGCGACATGGTGACCGACAGCCAGGGCCAAGTCTGGATGGACGGCATCCCCCCACCCCTCATCCGGCCCGAAATCGTGCAGCATGCGCGCGACGCGGCGCATTCGGTGTTGGCGCCGCAGTTCGCCGAAGTCGTTGAGAAGACGGAAAACCTGTTCTTCCAGCCGATCTTTGACCTGGAGAGCCAGCGCTTGGCCGTCGGCCGGATCGCCCTGCTGGGCGACGCGGCCTTCGTCGCCCGGCCCCACTGTGGCATGGGCGTGACCAAGGCAGCCGGCGACGCACGCGCTCTGGTGGACGCGCTGGATGGCACACAGGACGTGATCCACGCGTTGCAGGCCTACGAGCGCGATCGGCTGGCGTTCGGCAAGTTTATCGTTGGCCATGCCCGCGACCTGGGCCGTTACATGCAGGCCCAACTCCGCGACGAGAAAGAGCGGGAGATGGCCGAACGATACCGGACACCTGAAGCGATCATGCGCGAGACCGCAGTTGCGCCGGCTTGGCAGTAG